In Theileria parva strain Muguga chromosome 4 map unlocalized ctg_529, whole genome shotgun sequence, one DNA window encodes the following:
- the rbx-1 gene encoding RING-box protein 1B, with product MGIRIRRPRFVVKRWSAVAVWSWRMSVDNCAICRNHIMDHCLDCQAKHNKESQDITEQPGCTISWGACGHAFHLHCISTWLKTRRVCPLDNTQWDYRPDGL from the exons ATGGGAATCAGAATAAGAAGACCAAGGTTTGTTGTAAAAAGATGGTCGGCCGTGGCGGTGTGGTCATGGAGAATGTCAGTAGATAATTGCGCTATTTGTAGGAATCATATTATGGATCACTGTTTAGACTGCCAG GCCAAACATAACAAAGAATCTCAAGATATTACAGAGCAACCAGGATGTACTATTAGTTGGGGAGCTTGCGGTCACGCATTTCATCTACATTGTATCTCTACATGGCTCAAAACCAGACGTGTGTGCCCACTGGACAATACACAGTGGGATTATAGACCAGATggattataa
- the THOC3 gene encoding WD domain G-beta repeat protein: MYNKVLKVCNYDTSKPLMPDRALIRSLMAYNFRDNHYSSENSTKSKNNHDKNSTVRHESPSHGNLKIRSKVRSMAFNSHGTRLYIATRDSVYLFNVQSMAVEHTLHLKTTTLIAHPKHPNIFALLVQGSSHSKPSVKVFDAKYTEARSYKVDLTLMCVITSAFNENWYTGCWSLDGKYMALVDREDTLQVVEFGNSYKDMQLKENSSVKLDSEAYGIIYTKDYLVIHRVDGHLQIFSLDLNDSFVERAHSHIVTASAFDSNRNLLATGGSDHVVNLFDVDSRMVCITTFPRLEGQVSSLSFSSNGALLAWGTKDSAPCPIDDLSVIDSTLESSTSSSKETEDKPPQYYLTIAGVDPSEIYYQHNTPSPVAHVAFSPNKPLLAYACDYDSFPRGGKSSSHGNLVGFLHLPF, encoded by the exons atgtacaaTAAGGTGTTAAAGGTCTGTAATTATGATACTTCTAAGCCTCTGATGCCGGATAGGGCACTGATAAGAAGTTTAATGGCTTATAACTTTCGAGATAACCACTATTCCTCTGAAAACTCAACTAAATCTAAAAACAATCATGACAAAAACTCTACTGTACGTCACGAATCTCCATCTCACGGAAATTTAAAGATAAGGAGTAAAGTAAGGTCAATGGCTTTTAATTCTCATGGAACTAGACTGTACATTGCAACCAGAGATTCAGTTTATCTGTTTAACGTTCAATCTATGGCTGTAGAACATACCCTTCATTTAAAAACGACAACTTTAATCGCACATCCAAAACACCCAAATATTTTTGCTCTTCTAGTTCAG ggCTCTTCCCACTCTAAGCCTTCTGTTAAAGTTTTCGATGCTAAATACACTGAAGCCAGGAGTTATAAGGTGGATTTAACCTTAATGTGTGTGATAACAAGCGCATTTAATGAGAACTGGTACACCGGATGCTGGTCCCTGGATGGGAAGTATATGGCTCTCGTGGATCGAGAGGATACTCTACAAGTGGTAGAGTTTGGAAATTCATATAAAGATATGCAATTGAAGGAAAACTCTTCGGTAAAACTTGATTCTGAAGCCTAtggaataatttatacCAAGGATTACTTGGTGATACACAGAGTGGATGGGCATTTACAGATTTTTTCTCTTGATTTGAATGATTCTTTTGTAGAAAGGGCTCACTCACACATAGTGACAGCCTCTGCATTTGATTCTAATAGAAACCTTCTAGCCACTGGAGGAAGCGATCATGTTGTAAACCTCTTCGACGTTGACTCACGAATGGTTTGTATAACCACATTTCCCAGACTTGAAGGCCAGGTATCTAGCTTATCCTTCTCCTCTAACGGAGCACTGCTGGCTTGGGGAACAAAAGACTCTGCACCTTGTCCCATCGATGATTTAAGTGTGATTGATTCAACCTTGGAATCCAGTACCTCTTCCTCTAAGGAAACCGAAGATAAACCTCCACAGTACTATCTCACAATCGCGGGCGTAGACCCTTCAGAAATATATTACCAACATAACACACCCTCTCCTGTTGCCCATGTTGCATTTTCTCCCAATAAACCGCTTTTGGCCTATGCCTGCGATTACGACTCATTCCCAAGAGGGGGCAAGAGTTCCTCCCACGGGAATCTGGTCggatttttacatttaccattttaa
- a CDS encoding putative integral membrane protein: MLFNLFYTFGFSHIKYFLKTQFQPSFISTKGNNLGILVTFTSLNIRNDEKIITKSKPIDINSELSAVSRKTYKNLPKPESVKLTHDVASEIERLRNIDFEPVTKPTVEPELNYKDGIHIKKPLSEPDLDLKRIDDYLIIYKNPLVYIPTILVFSVSLPSFSYFLVYGREVSRYSIRGITSFVLYFLIYNTLKSVYIIGIVLAIIFSFLSFSIALKPLKYFNFGPRSVRKEPIGWIFVILFSCVVFSNLVYKILFVILQLITGSFTAPRFLRAIFPVFYLLFLTVVSGVVLGLLIVVVPTKYAQNSVFALSCSYILMSGVSYLNDFLVYNFTSNLRPLQFDMTQFFDSNVTLSTSHFLIVLGTLLVSSVTTFLNSNKYLK, translated from the exons atgttatttaatttattttatacattcGGATTCTCACACATCAAATATTTTCTCAA GACTCAATTCCAACCCAGTTTCATTTCGACCAAAGGAAATAACCTTGGAATCCTTGTCAct ttTACATCATTAAATATCAGAAATGATGAGAAGATAATAACGAAATCAAAACCAATCGACATCAACTCGGAACTTTCAGCAGTTTCCAGGAAAACATACAAAAATCTACC GAAACCAGAGAGTGTTAAGCTTACACATGATGTGGCATCTGAAATCGAACGCCTAAGAAATATTGAC TTTGAACCAGTGACAAAACCTACAGTGGAACCAGAATTGAACTATAAAGATG GAATACATATCAAGAAACCACTTTCTGAACCTGATTTGGATTTGAAAAg AATTGATGActatttgataatttacaagAACCCTTTGGTGTATATACCGACCATTCTTGTCTTTTCAGTATCTCTACCGTCATTTTCATACTT TCTGGTGTACGGAAGAGAAGTTTCAAGGTATTCAATCAGAGGGATAACATCCTTCGTGTTATACTTTCTAATATACAACACACTTAAAAGTGTGTATATAATAGGAATAGTATTGGCAATTATATTTTCCTTCTTATCATTCAG TATCGCATTAAAACCACTcaagtattttaattttggaCCAAGGA GTGTAAGAAAGGAACCTATTGGATgg aTTTTCGTGATTCTGTTCTCATGTGTAGTATTCTCAAACTTGGTTTACAAGATCTTATTCGTCATCCTACAGTTAATTACAGGGAGTTTTACAGCGCCTAGATTCCTAAGAGCAATATTCCCAGTGTTTTATCTCCTTTTCCTGACTGTTGTATCGGGG GTTGTTCTGGGCCTATTAATAGTTGTAGTACCAACTAAATACGCCCAAAACTCAGTGTTCGCATTATCTTGCTCGTATATACTTATGTCTG GTGTATCGTACTTGAATGACTTCTTGGTGTATAATTTCACCTCAAATCTGAGGCCACTGCAATTTGATATGA CTCAATTTTTCGATAGTAACGTAACACTTTCTACTTCACATTTTCTAATTGTTCTTGGGACACTGCTTGTGTCAAGTGTCACAACCTTCcttaatagtaataaatatttaaagtaa
- a CDS encoding RAP domain protein, which translates to MFGIAFRSLVRRSEVSVSKSFGSLNDCFKLFETNNSVPTQELYDAFKYLASDTTVRKNAIKDERYPSMLKQLDTRLSTLNSSYLGNFALRLLLLSQSNSYLENDRNDMNAEQTKKVLEKIATTMIDKGGHVKEITQVAYAAASLGVVNHPIFDYEKQQLTLNIDLATPDSLNLSLQTAFKRGTRDRVYLALLCEKLTELTDRFTSNDVVMTLRSLSKTGLLKGFLLRRLFTLMMDNLDQFTETQLIQSSYRLATLKFFTSNNFKTVFNVLKPKIEEMPFHLKVELLAASCLSNVETDNEDMLNLLDSIKIDKDYDLLNLSDYIYASAYYKRYGDQLQKAVSNMTSKTPFIARKYALLAKEALDTISLESNLKINLSDSWKEALENFERTEMEKMENQPIYQESKKILESTGKFKFLQKVGPFLVSFVDDERKLCIDVEHSNLISNLSLKLRNLNALGYKAAVVRYWEWRRLKTESAQASYISKLLQSFSE; encoded by the exons ATGTTTGGAATCGCCTTTAGAAGTTTAGTGAGGAGATCTGAAGTTTCAGTTTCAAAATCATTTGGAAGTCTAAATGACTGCTTCAAACTATTTGAAACAAATAATTCAGTTCCAACTCAAGAGCTATATGACGCTTTTAAGTATCTAGCTTCAGATACCACAGTGAGAAAAAACGCAATAAAGGATGAAAGATATCCTTCAATGCTTAAGCAGTTAGATACACGTTTGAGTACATTAAATTCGTCATATTTGGGGAATTTTGCACTCAGACTTTTACTACTTTCACAGTCGAATAGCTATTTGGAAAACGACCGTAATGACATGAATGCTGAACAAACAAAAAAAGTATTAGAGAAAATAGCAACAACTATGATTGATAAGGGAGGACATGTAAAGGAGATAACTCAAGTAGCATATGCAGCGGCTAGTTTGGGAGTGGTAAATCATCCGATTTTCGATTATGAAAAACAACAGCTTACCCTTAACATAGATTTGGCAACTCCAGACTCGCTTAACCTGTCACTACAGACAGCATTTAAGAGAGGAACGAGAGATAGAGTTTATCTGGCACTTTTGTGTGAAAAACTCACTGAACTCACTGATAGGTTCACTTCAAACGATGTAGTTATGACACTAAGATCCCTATCAAAAACAGg ATTATTGAAGGGGTTTCTATTACGTAGactttttacactaatGATGGATAATCTTGACCAATTTACGGAGACTCAACTTATCCAGTCCTCCTACAGGCTGGCAACACTCAAGTTCTTTACTTcgaataattttaagacTGTTTTCAACGTTCTTAAGCCTAAAATTGAAGAAATGCCATTTCACCTAAAAGTTGAG ttacTTGCTGCAAGCTGTTTGAGTAATGTTGAGACTGATAACGAGGATATGCTTAACTTGTTGGATTCTATAAAAATTGACAAGGATTACGATCTTTTAAACTTATCAGATTACATATATGCATCAGCTTATTACAAAAGATACG GAGATCAGCTACAAAAGGCAGTTTCAAACATGACTAGCAAAACACCATTTATAGCAAG GAAATACGCTTTACTTGCAAAAGAAGCGCTTGACACAATTTCCCTAGAGTCAAATCTGAAGATAAACCTATCAGATTCGTGGAAGGAGGCACTGGAGAACTTTG aaagAACAGAAATGGAGAAGATGGAAAACCAACCTATTTACCAGGAATCCAAAAAAATTCTAGAATCTACTGGGAAATTCAAATTCTTACAGAAAGTTGGACCTTTTCTGGTATCATTTGTTGACGATGAGAGAAAATTATGTATTGATGTGGAACACAGCAATCTTATAAGCAATTTATCTTTGAAATTAAG GAACCTTAATGCACTTGGATATAAGGCAGCCGTAGTTAGATATTGGGAATGGAGAAGATTAAAAACAGAG agtGCTCAGGCCAGTTATATATCTAAATTACTCCAGAGCTTTTCAGAATAA
- a CDS encoding EF hand family protein produces MVSESLTRDRKNELKYAFRLYDKDGDGKLSFNTFKTLLKSIGIHLTKGELEFLKYEEGVRGGFSLENLYALGESFYTNSVIKEKVMESLKEHFNNSTHLDKYELKKLLIKLGKQVRASEREIESFFKFYINDQVSKDLTIERFVDEALMES; encoded by the exons atgGTTTCTGAATCTTTGACCAGAGATAGA AAGAATGAGCTAAAGTACGCCTTCAGATTGTATGATAAGGACGGGGATGGAAAACTCTCTTTCAATACCTTTAAAACTCTACTTAAATCGATAGGAATCCACCTTACTAAGGGTGAACTAGAATTTCTAAAGTACG AGGAAGGTGTCAGAGGAGGGTTTAGTCTCGAAAATTTATATGCTCTTGGGGAATctttttatacaaattctGTTATAAAGGAAAAGGTTATGGAATCTCTAAAAGAACATTTCAATAATTCCACACATTTGGACAAATATGAGCTTAAAAAACTACTAATTAAACTGG GGAAGCAAGTAAGGGCAAGTGAGCGGGAAATCGAATcgttttttaaattttatataaatgatCAAGTATCAAAGGATCTAACAATTGAAAGATTCGTTGATGA GGCATTAATGGAAtcttaa
- a CDS encoding Core histone H2A/H2B/H3/H4 family protein, giving the protein MSGRGKGGKGLGKGGAKRHRKVLRDNIQGVTKPAIRRLARRGGVKRISGLIYEEVRGVLKVFLENVVKDSVTYTEHARRKTVTAMDVVYSLKRQGRTLYGFGG; this is encoded by the coding sequence ATGTCAGGACGTGGAAAGGGTGGAAAAGGTTTAGGAAAGGGTGGAGCTAAGCGCCATCGTAAGGTATTGCGTGACAACATTCAAGGTGTTACTAAACCAGCCATAAGGAGGTTGGCACGTAGGGGTGGTGTAAAGCGTATATCAGGTTTGATATATGAGGAAGTGAGAGGCGTTTTGAAGGTTTTCCTTGAGAACGTTGTTAAGGATTCCGTTACCTACACTGAGCACGCCCGTAGGAAGACAGTCACTGCCATGGACGTTGTCTATTCACTTAAGAGACAAGGAAGAACCCTTTACGGTTTCGGTGgttaa
- the TPI gene encoding Triosephosphate isomerase family protein: MNLVHFNLFKIIFLFYIIFNFLFCFNTVESYKFHHANHHYLNNNCLNFNTLLKVSDTRKNPFNYRDTFSNDFNLYNINSENENILNKQDQNPVQRTDLKGKKLTIVCNWKCYLNTKLSNEMINLYGSLKFPENIEVITSPSSIHLASMVSQYKGFGSRCKPCSQNVSHYSKSFGPYTGEITAGMLKDLGVNWTIVGHSECETPGNHSDKNNEAINRKVVNALNSGLNVILCIGEPKGFNSDLSSYLSKQLEEFLKDVNLTGEQRLVVAYEPYYSIGTDKPADPELVNKVIEDLKKSLGDKVKGVKFIYGGSVNEENAHRYIKKRNIDGIMVGRVAHNEKFVEIIENFVKLTTLA, translated from the exons atgaatttggtacattttaatttatttaaaataatttttttgttttatataatttttaattttttattttgttttaacaCTGTAGAATCGTACAAATTTCATCATGCTAATCATCACTATTTGAAT aataattgtttaaattttaacacactTTTAAAAGTATCCGATACTCGGAAGAATCCTTTCAATTATCGCGACACATTCTCTAATGATTTTAACTTGTACAATATAAATTCcgaaaatgaaaatattttaaataaacaagACCAAAATCCAGTCCAGAGGACTGATTTAAAAGGGAAAAAGTTGACAATAGTTTGTAACTGGAAGTGTTATTTGAACACTAAATTATCGAAcgaaatgataaatttgtatgGAAGTCTTAAATTTCCAGAGAATATAGAG GTTATCACTTCACCTTCCTCAATCCATTTGGCTTCAATGGTCTCACAATATAAAGGATTTGGAAGCAGGTGTAAACCCTGTAGTCAAAACGTTAGTCATTACTCTAAAAGTTTTGGACCATATACCGGAGAGATAACAGCAGGAATGCTAAAG GATTTGGGCGTAAACTGGACGATTGTGGGTCACAGCGAGTGTGAAACACCCGGGAACCACAGC GATAAAAACAATGAAGCTATAAATAGGAAGGTTGTAAATGCGTTGAATTCAGGGCTCaatgtaattttatgtattg GGGAACCTAAAGGATTTAATTCAGATTTGTCAAGTTATCTCTCCAAACAATTGGAG GAATTTTTGAAAgatgtaaatttaaccGGGGAACAAAGACTAGTAGTGGCATATGAGCCATACTACTCAATAGGGACGGATAAACCGGCAGACCCGGAATTAGTGAATAAAGTGATAGaagatttgaaaaaatcaCTGGGAGATAAAGTCAAAggagttaaatttatctacGGAGGCTCAGTTAATGAAGAAAATGCACATCGGTATATCAAAAAGAGGAATATCGATGGAATCATGGTTGGAAGGGTTGCACATAATGAAAAGTTCGtggaaataattgaaaattttgtaaaattgacTACTTTGGCATAG
- the CPK4 gene encoding Calcium-dependent protein kinase 4, giving the protein MQQGAILDATKAHLRDSKYNEGSKSDQDEKLSPKVVNNEGDSRNLERVSIDALRTPEHKKIRKLSAGSKLSSYYYIGAELRICADSNKKSSSRPLLRDIIDRKTGEPKILKIISKSRIPPGVDSLNNWRALCEKLLNMPPMPNLMRIDQIWESETSFYIVTEKFIGGELFEYLLKEKAIPEDICKYIFRQILLAAEALHSMNLLHRDIKPENIMFRNPTRSVLPVAERYELALIDFDTCKMTDCPTADKTEVVNGKRRLVGTYGYLAPEILRGDEYSTASDMWSIGIVLYILMTGIPPISMDKMYDAKASHAVLAAAEANGIDFNTPPLGEFPLARDLCKRLLSFDKRKRISSASDALAHPWLAGLPTVFDHSLKLRNNSNDSSNSNNRKFPKNPNGGSGNDGNSYGNNGGSGSGERSFWNPVNPNYRNNGGVNRQDCITTDFAVDLSELEDKNQVDVEVCKRERDHIPSPNEKTVSRTDQAFLQCLTTNAESIDGVYRKNQKRRQHVDVQSY; this is encoded by the coding sequence atgCAACAAGGAGCGATATTGGATGCGACGAAGGCACATTTGAGGGATAGCAAATACAATGAAGGGTCGAAATCGGACCAGGATGAGAAGCTGTCACCAAAGGTGGTAAACAATGAGGGTGATTCTAGGAACTTGGAGAGGGTGTCAATTGACGCTCTCCGAACCCCTGAACACAAAAAAATCAGGAAGTTATCAGCGGGGAGTAAGCTATCAAGCTACTACTATATAGGAGCAGAGCTCCGTATTTGTGCAGATTCCAATAAAAAATCGTCTTCACGGCCATTGCTTCGTGATATAATTGATCGCAAGACTGGAGAGCCTAAGATTCTTAAGATTATTTCTAAATCCCGAATCCCTCCCGGGGTGGATAGTCTTAACAACTGGCGCGCTCTGTGCGAGAAGTTGTTAAATATGCCTCCAATGCCCAATTTAATGAGAATTGACCAGATTTGGGAGTCCGAAACCAGTTTCTACATTGTTACTGAGAAATTCATTGGAGGTGAGCTGTTTGAGTACTTGCTTAAGGAGAAGGCTATCCCTGAGGACATTTGTAAGTATATTTTCAGGCAGATTCTGCTTGCTGCGGAGGCTTTACACTCGATGAACTTGCTTCACAGGGACATTAAGCCTGAGAACATCATGTTTAGGAACCCAACGAGGTCAGTTTTACCCGTTGCTGAGAGGTACGAGTTGGCCTTAATTGACTTTGATACCTGCAAAATGACAGACTGCCCTACTGCTGATAAGACTGAGGTTGTCAATGGGAAGAGAAGGTTAGTTGGTACCTATGGTTATTTAGCTCCTGAAATTCTAAGGGGCGATGAGTATTCCACTGCTTCTGACATGTGGTCTATTGGGATTGTTTTGTACATTCTGATGACCGGTATTCCTCCGATATCAATGGACAAGATGTACGATGCTAAAGCCAGCCACGCAGTTTTGGCAGCAGCTGAGGCCAACGGTATAGACTTTAACACTCCTCCTTTAGGTGAGTTTCCTCTAGCACGTGACCTCTGCAAGCGTTTGCTAAGCTTTGATAAGCGGAAGAGGATTTCTTCTGCTTCAGATGCTCTTGCTCATCCTTGGTTGGCTGGTCTTCCTACTGTTTTTGACCATTCTCTTAAGCTCAGGAACAACAGTAACGACAGTTCCAACAGTAACAACCGCAAGTTCCCCAAGAATCCAAACGGCGGTAGCGGCAATGATGGAAACAGCTACGGTAACAACGGTGGGTCGGGATCTGGAGAACGTAGTTTCTGGAATCCTGTAAATCCAAATTACAGGAACAACGGGGGTGTCAATCGCCAGGATTGCATTACTACTGACTTCGCTGTTGACTTAAGTGAGTTAGAGGATAAAAATCAAGTAGATGTGGAGGTCTGTAAGCGTGAAAGGGACCATATTCCTTCCCCTAATGAGAAGACTGTTTCAAGGACAGACCAAGCATTTTTGCAGTGCCTCACCACCAACGCTGAATCAATAGATGGTGTTTATAGGAAAAATCAAAAGAGGAGGCAACACGTAGACGTTCAATcgtattaa